CTTATCTGTGCGAAGTACTTGCCGGTGGAATTCAATTGATGAAACCACTGTTATTACATTCATCTTCTAAATCCGAAAAACAAAAGAGACGTGTCATTCATTTAGAATTTTCTTCATCTGAACTTCCAGACGGTCTGGAATGGCTGGAACGAGAGCGTATTTAAAGTTTAGCCAGTAATGACCAAAACATTCTTAATTTTTCACAATATTAAAAAGTGATGTTACCCCATCCATCTCCACTTGAATAAAATACACTCCTCTTTCTCCGATTAATTCTAAACTTAATTTATCCGTATTATTTCTTTGTATCGGTCCCATCACTTGCTGACCAACACCGTCAAACACATTTATTTCAATATTTTGATAAACTCTCCCTAGATCTATGGTCACATCCCCTCCAGTCGGATTAGGATACACATTAAAGTTAGGATTAAATACAAAGTCCTTGATCCCTACATTTGTTAAAGTAACACAAGATGATGTGTCTGTACAACCATTCATTGTTATTTCTACAGCATAATTGCCACTTTGCGTTGCCGTATAACTAAAATTAGTTTGATCAGGAATCATTGTATAATTTGAAGAACAATCTAACCATTGATAGCTTGCGCCAGTATGATTCGCACTAATCGTATTTCCGTTTATAGTTAAAGATGTATCAATTGTAGTAATCGTTAAGCTTAATGTTACGATACTATCACACCCTAAAGTATTTGTTAAAGTATCTTGATATACACCTGATATAGTCCAGGTTTTACCACTTACTGAGGTATAACTATTACATGCCGTTTTCGTATCCGATCCTGTGGTTGATTGATTTATTGTGAGCGTCAGAGTCACAATGCTATCACATCCCATAGTATTCGTTAAAGTATCCTGATATACACCAGATGTCGTCCAGGTTTTACCACTCACAGAGGTATAACTATCACAAGCTGTTTGAATATCCACTCCAGACGTTGACTGATTTATCGTTAGATTAAGGGTTATAATACTATCGCAGCCATTCGCATTCGTCAAGGTATCCATTGCAGTATTATTATTCATAGAATAGGTCACACCATTGATCCACGTATAAGCATCACATGCGATTTGAGTATCTACTCCGAATGTTGAATTATTGATCGTTAGATTCAACGTAACTATACTATCGCAACCATTGGAGTTAGTTAGGGTGTCCTTTGCCGTGTTATTATTAGCTGTATAAGTAATACCATCTATCCATGTATAGGAACCACAAGCATATTGAACATCAACACCAGTTGTTAAATGATTTATGATAAGTGTTAAAGTCACTATACTATCGCATCCCAAAGCATTTGTTAAAGTATCTTGATATACACCTGATGTAGTCCAAGTTTTTCCACTTACTGAGGTATAACTATCACATGCAATTTGATTATCAAACCCTGTTGTTGAATTATTTATCGTGAGTATCAAAGTCACAATACTATCGCAACCATTCGCATTCGTTAAAGTATCCTGGTAAACACCTGATGTAGTCCAGGTTTTACCGCTCACTGAGGTATAACTATCACAAGCCGTTTGAATATCGACTCCGGTCGTTGATTGATTTATCGTTAGATTAAGTGTTATAATACTATCACAGCCATTCGCATTCGTCAAGGTATCCATTGCAGTATTATTATTCATCGTATAAGTTACACCATTGATCCATGTATAAGCATCACAGGCTATTTGAGTATCTACTCCGAATGTTGGACTATAGATCGTTAGATTCAATGTAACTATACTATCGCAACCATTGGAATTAATTAGCGTATCCTTTGCAGTATTATTACTAGTCGTATATGTCACCCCATCTATCCAGGTATAAGAACCACAAGCGGATTGAACATCCACTCCTGTTGTCAGATGATTAATCATTAAGCTTAATGTTACGATACTATCACATCCCAAAGCATTTGTTAAAGTATCCTGATATACACCTGATGTAGTCCAGGTTTTACCACTTACTGAGGTATAACTATCACATGCCGTTTGATTATCTATACCAAATGTAGATTGATTTATCGTGAGTGTTAAGGTTACAATACTATCACATCCCAAAGCATTTGTTAAAGTATCTTGATAAATACCTGATGTAGTCCAGGTTTTACCGCTCACTGAGGTATAACTATCACAAGCTGTTTGAACTTCAACTCCGGTCGTTGACTGATTTATCGTTAGATTAAGTGTTATAATACTATCGCAACCATTCGCATTCGTCAAAGTATCCATTGCAGTATTATTATTCATGGTATAGGTCACTCCATTGATCCACGTATAAGCATCACATGCGATTTGAGTATCTACTCCGAATGTTGGATTATTGATTGTTAGATTCAATATAACTATACTATCGCAACCATTGGAATTAATTAGTGTATCCTTTGCTGTATTATTACTTGTCGTATATGTCACCCCATCTATCCATGTATAACTATCACATGCAATGATATCATCAACAACCAGATCGGAGTTAATTGTTAAATTCAACATAACCACACTATCGCAACCATTGGAATTAATTAATGTATCCTTAGCAGTAAAATTACTGGAAGTATAGGTAATTCCATTAATCCAGGTATAACTATCACAAGCCACATGCGTATCCGTAGCAGTATTGGAATTAACTATAGTGAGATTAAGAGTTACTACACTATCGCACCCCAGTACGTTGGTTAAGGTATCTAATGTAGTGAAATTATTGGAGGTATAGGTTACTCCATTTATCCAGGTATAGCTATCACATGCTGTGATGACATCCACCCCTGTATTCGCATTAATGGTTAGATTTAACGTGATCACACTATCACACCCAGAAGTATTGGTCATAACATATGTTGCCGTATTATTTGAAGCGTAATAAGTAACCCCATTAATCCAGGTATAACTACTGGAACAAGAATATTGCGTATCTATAACGGAATCAACACATAAAACTTTGACCAAAAAACCATCATTAAGACCGCCATGAATATTCTGATGTCCATTTATAGCCATACTGGAAGTAGACGATGTTATTCCAGTCATATATAAACTTCCATAGTCTCCAATGGCACAATACGGATATCCCTCATCACCAATTCCTCCATAATAGGAGCCCCACAATCTTCCCCCTATAGAATTAAATTTAACTAAAAAAATATCATCAAAACCGCCAGAACTTAAAGTATCCTGAAAACCTGCATGAGCAATATTGGTATCTGATCTGGTCATCCCAGCCATGTATACATTCCCGGAATTATCAACTGCACAAGAATAACCATGATCCGCATGATTCCCTCCATAATAAGTCCCCCATTTTCGAACTCCAGATGAACTAAATTTAACTAAGTATCCCTCTGAATATCCCATTCCTCCCATAAACTGATTTTGGAAACCTCCATACGCTATATTGTTTCCCGAATATGTAGATCCTGTTAAATAAACGTTTCCAGAATCATCCGAGGCACAAAAGGTTCCATAATCAATTCCTGTCCCACCATAATAAGTAGCCCAAACTCGTCCACCTAAACTATTAAATTTCACCAAAAAAGCATCACTCAGGCCTCCTCCATGTGTATTTTGCATCCCTCCTGATGCAATGTTGGTAGTTGACCTTGTAGTTCCTACCAAATACACATTCCCAGAATCATCTACTGAACAAAGTCCTCTATCTTCCTCATCTGTTCCACCATAATAAGTACTCCATATACGGGTTCCTGAAGAACTAAATTTAGCCAAAAAAGCATCTCCAAACAATGGTCCACCATTAAATGAATTATCATAACCACCACTAGCTATATTGGATGTGGACTGAGTAATACCAGATATATATACATTCCCTTGATTGTCAACACTACTAGAGTTTATCACATCTATGGTATTTCCTCCATAATACGTTCCCCACTGTCGCACTCCTTGTGTATTAAACTTTACTAAAAAAGCATCAATATAACCACCACCATAAGTGTTTTGGTGTCCTCCAATAGCTATACTTGAGTTCGAGTTAGCATACGATCTGGTGGAACCTGCCAAATACACATTCCCAGAATCATCTACTGAACAGGTGTATCCAACTTCTCCTAAATTACCTCCATAATACGTTCCCCACAATCGCACTCCTTGTGCATTAAACTTCACTAAAAAAGCATCACCACCATTTAAATATACATTTTGATGTCCACCAGCCGCTATATTGTTTGTAGAAGTAGTATTTCCTGCCATATATACATTCCCAGAATCATCTACAGCACAAGCATAACCTCGTTCTCCTATAAGTCCGCCATAATAAGTAGCCCAACCAATTACAGGATCTATTATTAACAATTCCGTTTTGTTATACTCTGGAATTTTAAAACTAATCTCATCCTTATCTAATTCAAAATAAGTTAACAACTTTCTATCTCCCTGGTAACTTATTGGGTGGTCTTCATAAACTTTACCCATACGATTGATCATCGTTAATGAACCTGTATCATCTAATTTAATTTGTTCGGCATCAATTACTTTTATCTTGATCTGATTTGGATTACCTCCGGGATGAACAATAAAGTCATACTTAATTACCCCATTCTTACAATAAATAACCCAATCAATATCTGGATAAATGTCATGATAGGTGATTTCAGCATAGGAATGTACATTTAACGCATTAAGCTTGTAATATTGATTATAATCTTTACTTTTTCCTTCCATGGTAATGATCGCATTAGGGTTGGCACCTACTAACTTAAAGTCCATTCGGTAAGTTTCCAAACTTATTTCATCAGTCAAGTCTTCCATTAACTCAGGTAGTATACCCTTTTGGAATTTATCCAATGATTCCGTGTTATCCGAATATTGAATTTTATTAAATTGATAGGCAATTCCTGTGGATAATAGAAAAACAGACAGGTCACCGCTTTGATATATAAACTTCACTCTGGAAGCATCCTCCCCTGTTACCTGTCCTTTGTTTTCTTCAAAACCGAAATGTTGGTTATCAATATATTGTTGTATTTCCTCTAACTTAGAAGGTGCATTCTCATTATCTACGGCTAAGAGAGTAATGGAATATAAAAAGAGTATCAGTATACCTAGGGATTTCATAAAATGAATTGTTTAATTCGAGTCGCAAATATAGACACTTAACATGGAAGAACTTGAGAAACTATTATATTAACCTCAAAAAATAAAAACAAATAGGATTACACCAAAAACTCTAACTCAACTTAAAAACTATAGGCAAATTATATTTCACACGCGTCTTTCTGTTCTCGCTAATCCCAGGTAGCCAATTAGGCATTGATTTAATCACTCTTATGGCTTCATGATCTATGGAAGGACATAAACCTCTTAGAATTTTAATGTCGATAATTTCACCATTTTCATCTATAATAAATGAAGCATATAACCTACCCTGAATATCACTATCTCGAGCATCAGGTGGGTAACGTAGGTTTTTACCCAGGAACGCATACATTTCTGATTCTCCACCGGGAAATACAGGCTCTTGATTGACTACCTGTTTTTTAGGATTGACTTCTTTACCATCTTCATTCCAATAAGTAGCGCTTACAGCTTCCCCTTGTTCATAAACAACTACACCACTAGGTTTCCCGGAATTAAAATAGTACTTCCACTCTCCTATTTTATCTCCATTTTCATATGCACCTGTATCATAAACTAATTTTTCAGATCCATAAAACACGTAGGTACCATGGAGTTTCCCCTCCTCATTATAATGTTTGGTATATTCTTTATCTCCATCATCAAAAAAACCAATCCACTCTCCCAAACGATTACCATTTAAATATTGGCCAGTACTTTTGACTTTACCGTTTTGATGTAAGCTGATCCAAATCGAGTCTTTTTCGCCTTCAGCATTGTAATTACCATAGGACTTCTTTTCTCCTGTAGGATAATAAATCGTCCAAAGTCCAACCTGAATATTATTTAAATATTTGCCAGTTTGATGCAAACTCCCATCCGAATAAAACGTTTCAAATTGTCCATCTCTAATTTTACTATCCTTGTTTTGATAATATCCTTTTTGATACATCACCCCTTTCATCGTATAGATTTCAGAGTATGATACCTCCTTATTTACTTTCACCTTTTTTTGGTAGTAAAAAGCTTTCTTTTGGCTGGTCTTTGAGAAATCATGTTTCAAGTAAACGGTTGTTGTATCCTGTGCTGATAGACCAACACTTAAACTTATCAGTATGAAGGCAACTAAGTATTTCATGGTTTGTTTTTGTATCATTAATCTTATTGGAAACGAGGTGTAAATGTAGACTTTTTCATTTATCGTAAGCAACAGAAATGAGCATTAAATGATCTCCTAAGAAACCCGACTATAAAAACATTAAATCACGAATAGGGCGTTCCGGAATTTGAGAATAACGATGCATAAATTGTTTTGGCGTAACCCCAGAATAACCTTTAAACTTTCTAATAAAGTGGGATTGATCATAATATCCTAAATCCAACCCAATGGTGGTTAAATCACTTTGATCACTTCTTTCCAGAGCTATAAGCGCCTTTTCAAATCGAGAGAGTCCCAGATATTTCCCCATAGAAACTCCGGTATGGGTTACAAATTTCTGCTCTATCCTTCTTCTACTCAGTCCAATTTTTGAAAAGTCGAATTGATCTAGCGTTAGATCTGTATTGTTTTTAATGAGATGGGCAATCCATAACGAAATAGGATCAGTTTGATAACGCTCTATTTTTTGAAACAAACTCTTTTCTAAAACATCTATTATTTCTTCTTCATTCTGTGCCGTATGAAGCATATCCGATACATCACGATATTCACTTATATCAGATATATCAGTGGTTTTAGATGAAAAATCAACCATGGGAATCTGCATTAAAAAATCTGCTGACCACGCATTCAAACTAACACCAACAGCTTTAAAAGGCTCGGTATACACAATGCTTACCGTATTTTTTAAATGACCAGAAAAGAAGACCTTATGTTCTCCATTCAATTCAAAAAACAATTCAAAACGACCAAATGGAAAAAGAGTCTGCTGAAAAGGTAAATCGGATTTCTCCACCTGAAAAAACCAAAAATGATCTACGACAGAATTTAACGCCTGATTCGGTTGGATTTTTTTGTACTGCATTTCGTTTTTGTACAATTTATTGCTTCCAAATATATGGTTATTTGCCATGCATTTAGAAACAGCAATTAATTAAAGAATGAACTTAAACATGGACTTAACAAATAATGTGGATTACATCAAACTGAATAAAGAATCCTGGGAATCTCGACTACAAACACATTTAGATTCAGAATTTTATGCGGTAGCAAAATTTAAACAAGGAGCCAGTTCCTTAAACCAAATAGAATTGGATATGCTAGGTGATATTCAAGGTAAATCCATTTTGCATTTACAATGTCATTTCGGGCAAGACTCGATGTCTTTAAGCCGGATGGGAGCCCAGGTTACCGGAGTTGATTTTTCAGAAGATTCAATAAAAAAGGCGCAAGAAATAGCCTTTGAGCTTGGGTTGGATACACAATTCGTATGTTGTGATATCTATGACTTAAAGAATCACTTAGACCAGAAATTCGATATTGTATTTACAACATATGGTACAATCACCTGGCTTCCTGACCTGGATCGTTGGGCCGATATCATTCAACATTTTCTAAAACCAGGTGGCGAATTTGTGTTTGCAGAATTTCATCCCTTTGTATGGATGTTTGATGATGATCTCAAAAAAGTCATTTACAACTACGATAACAAGGAGGCAATTGTTGAAGAGGAAGAAGGTACTTATGCCAATCCAGACTCCAAAATCACACAAACCAGTATGACCTGGAATCACGCCATGAGCGAAGTTCTGACCAGTTTAATTCAGCATAAACTGATGATAACTGATATTATGGAATACGATTACGCACCATATCCATTTGTAAAAAACTGCGAGGAATTTGAAACAGGAAAATATAGGATCACACATTTTAAAAACAGAATTCCGCTGGTATACTCTATTAAGGCAATTAAAACTCAATAATAACCTACAGCGAATTCACAATATTTGTTCTTGTTTTACCAATATGATTAATGATATATTTTGCCGGATGCTGAGCCTGTCGAAGTAACAAGGCAAATAAATCATCATCACATTAATTTCAAATTAACGCGATAAACTAGTGCTTGCCAGCGAATACACTATTTTCCTTTTTTGCTTGCTCAAAAAACGAAACCAAAAAAGAGCACTCTTCACAATGCATTTTTAGCTTCACTTGGTTACACTAAAACCGAAGCTTAATGACTAAAATAGCTCCAAGGCTTCGCTATTTCTTAACGTCATCAACTTCTATGCTGCATGAAGAGAATAAAAACCAGAATATTATTGAATTGATATTTATCCGATATAATCCTTAGTAAACAATCGTTATTTCCTTTAAATATTTAACAGCTCTAAATTAAAAAAGTGCGCTGGCCACAGAACAAATAGCGGGCAAGCGTTGGAGTGAATGCCAAATCTGTAGAAAATCATCAAAGGCGTTTACGTTTCCCCTATTTGGGGACTACTTTGATTGCTTTTCAAGGATTTGGCAGAGCGCGTGGATAGCATTATTTGTTCTTGATTTTTGCACCACTTTGTATCAGGACAAAGTGGTAAATCAAAATATCTAATACGATTAATGATTTATTTTGCCGGATGCTGAGCCTCTCGAAGTAACAAGGCAAATAAATCATCATCACATTAATTTCAAATTAACGCGATAAACCATCACAAACCAACTATGACTTACGCCATCTCCTCAAAATTGAAGTAATATCACTTTTTACTTCCGAACGAATCATCCTTTTCGTTTTGCCTTTATTGAATTGACTGTCGTAATCCGTTTCAGCATGACGAATATGCGCTTCCACAGCCAAATCAATCATCTTGGCATCAAATTGCTTAGCGTCAGCGGTTCTACCCACTCTTCCACTATACTTCTCGCACGCATGTTGCGCAATAGCTTCTTCTCTTCCTTTTGGACAATTGGGGTATCTATTTCGAATGGCTTTTGAAAATTCTGCCACATAGATTTTATCCTCTGCTGCTCTTTTCACAGCGGCTTTTGCATTGTTTTTCGCTCTTTTCTCCTGATCCGCTAAACACTCTTTTTTTGCCAACTCTATTGCTACTGCTTCTACATATTGACCTTTACGTTCAAAACGTCTACGTCTTTTATTCCAGACATATAATACACCACAATAACTCGAATGCTTTTTTGATCTTCTCGTCATCGCAGCATCACCAGGTTCCAAAAAAGCTGCATTTACATATGGCGAACATTTAAAACAAGTTCCACGATGTTCTTCTGATTCAGCTACAAACTTTTCTCCAAAACGCACCGACCTTTTACACCTTTGACAACTAAGTGTTTCCTTTTTGGTTACATATACATTTCGTGTAAAAGTGTGCATTCGATTCCCTATTTAAAGAATCGCAAATAAAAGGATTTACAGGTATTACGGAGAAATCCCACTGACAATAATTATCAGGATCCTGGATATTATCCTGAGATTTCGAATTACTTTTGGCGATTCTTAAAATCTGATGTTATGACAAAGAAGGAGAAAGTAGCTAATAATAGACGATTAGGTCAAATTTGGATGGAAATTAGAGCTTACAAAAATGCTTCAAAAACACGTTCATCAGGTTCGAGTTGGCCAGAGATTCAATCTAAATATCAAGAGTTTGTAAAGAATAACGAAGGTCTTTGTCTGGCTATTGAAAGCGCCTACCCTAAATCAGTGGATCAATTAAAGGAATTGAAATACCCGAATGATATTGATAAAACCATAGCCGCGTTAAATGCGGTTATTCCTTCGGATGAGGGCTAAGTATACAACATAATTAAAATACATAAACACGCTATTTTCCTTTTTTGCTTGCTCAAAAAAGTTATCTCCGTTAAATATTAAACTGATTTAGCACTAAAATCATAAAAGTGTGCTGGCAGCAGAACAAATAGCGGGCAAGCGTTGGAGTGAATGCCAAATCTGTAGAAAATCATCAAAGGCGTTTACGTTTCCCCTATTTGGGGACTACTTTGATTGCTTTTCAAGGATTTGGCAGAGTGCTTGGATAGCATTATTTGTTCTTGATTTTTGCGCCACTTTGTATCCAAACAAAGTGGTATAACAAAACATCTAAATAAGATTAATCAAACCTCCAAAACAAACTCCGTTCTACCAGATTCCGAACTGGCAGAAATACTCCCCTTATGTTTCCGCATAATCTGCTTAGACAAACTCAAACCAATTCCTGAACCATTTTCTTTGGACGTATAAAATGGCAAGAAGATTTTATCCTGTTCTTCAGGCAGAAATCCCTTTCCATTATCAATCACACGAAGTTTCAGCGCTCCATTTACTCCTTGTTCAGCAATCACTTCAATTTTCTTATCTGAGCTATTTTCCAGCGCTTGTACCGCATTCTGAAGTAAATTCAACACCACATGTGTTAAAAGTCTTTCATCACCATGAAATACCTCTTGCGGATACTGATTACTTACGTTTAGTTCAATCTCTAAATCCTCTGCTTGTCCTCTAAAAAGTAATACTACAGAATCTAACCAGTTTTGCAGATGAATCACTCCAAATTCCGGTTCCGGAATCTTAGTCAATTTACGGTAATTATCCACAAAACCACGGAGTCCACTCGCCCGCTCTCCTATCACCTGCAGTCCTTTCACGGTATTATCAATATCCGTTTGTTGCAATTGAGCTAACTGTACCGGAGTGTCATTTTGAATAAAATAACCACTCAAAGTTTGACTTAAAGAAGTAATCGGTGCAATAGAATTCATGATCTCATGTGCCATGATGCGCATCAACTTCTGCCAGGTATCCAACTCGTGGGCTTCAACCTCGGTTTTGATGTCATACAAAGAGAAAATGCGATACGTTTTATCTGAGAACCGAATCTGTGCTACTTTCACCGCCACAAGCTTTAATTGATTTCCATCCAAAATCTTTAAATGCTCACTTTGATCCGGTTTTAAATTTTGCATTAAAGCAAACAATGTAGGTTGATGTTGCTCCAACCTACGCATATGAGTTAAATTCGGTAAGCCAATGATTTGAAGCGCAGTATCGTTTACAATCTCAACAAATTGTTCATCATCCACAGCAATCAATCCGCTAGCTGATCGCTTCATAAATTCTTTAAAAAATCGTTCGCTATTGGCTTCACGAATTCTAATATCTGTGATGACCTCATTCATCTCGTTTAGCTTCTGATACAATTCGTTGAGATGCGGGTCATTCTGATCTGTAGAAAATCGCAAACTCCCATCTTCATACTTCACCCCTTCAAAAAACAAATGCACTTTGCTATGCATTTGAAACATCCACTGCAAAGTGCTCCACACAACCACAAACATGAGCAATACAGCCAATGCTCCCAATTCCCAATATTGATACACAAAAGCCAGCGTTCCTCCGGAGACCAAAAGAATCAATAAGACCAGACGCCATAAAACCGAGGTATATCTAGAGCGCATAACGTTTGATTTTGTTGTACAATGTCTGACGTGTCACGCCCAGTTTCTCTGCCACCAAAGACAAATTCCCCTGATAACGATCCATCGCGTTAATAATCAAGTCTTTTTCCATTTCCGAAAGTGATGGTAATTCTTTGGGCATAGATGAATTTACTGCTTTTAAATCAAAATCTGCCGGCATCAATACATCTCCTTCCGATAAAATCACCGCTTTTTCAATGGTATGTTGCAATTCCCGAACATTCCCAGGCCAATGGTAATTATTAAGTTTACGTAAAGCCTGGGTTCCCAGTCTTAGATGTGGTTTCTGATACTTTTTCTGATATACCTTCAAAAAATGAGTTGCTAATAATTCAATATCTTCTCCCCGTTCTCTTAATGGCGGCAACTCAATCTGAATGGTATTAATCCGATACAATAAATCTTGTCTAAAACTTCCCTCTTGTACCATTTGGTCCAAATTGGCATTTGATGCAGCAATCAATCGGATATCTACAGGAACCGCTTTACTCGTTCCTAAAGGAAACACCGTTCGACTTTCCAACGCTACCAGAATCTTAGATTGCAATGGCATGGTTAAATTTCCAATCTCATCTAAAAACAAAGTGCCTTTATCTGCCAATTGAAATTTACCCGGTTTATCGGATTTCGCATCGGTAAACGCGCCTTTTTTATATCCAAACAACTCACTTTCAAATAAGTTTTCCGGAATGGCACCCATATCTACATTCATCAACAAACCTTGATGACGGGCAGATAACCTATGGATTTGTTCCGCAATTACGGCTTTCCCGGTTCCATTCTCTCCTGTAATCAAAACATTGGCATCGGTAGCTGCCACCTTTTCCGCCATCCGCAATACTTTTTGCATGGCTTCAGATTGCCCTATCAGTTCATTCCGGGACTGTAGCGCATCTTTGAGATAAGATTCACGCTGTTTCATCTCCGATAACTTCTGATGCGATTGACGCAACTTTAAAGCGGATTGCAAGGTCGCACGTAGCTTTTCATTATCCCAGGGTTTAAGCACAAAATCTACCGCACCTAATTTCAGTGCTTTTACAGCCAATTCCACATCTCCATATGCAGTGATCATGATCACTTCGATCTGCGGACTCCATTTTTTAATCTCCTGTAACCAGTACAATCCTTCATTGCCAGTATTTAATCCGGCAGAAAAGTTCATATCCAACAAAGCCACATCAAAGTCATTACGATCCAGCTGTTCTTTGATCAAATTCGGGTTGGCCAAACACTCGATTTCTTCAAAGTCACTCTGCAACATCAATCGCAAAGCACTCAAAGCGCTTTGGTTGTCATCTACGATTAAAATTCGTCCGGTTTTCATATCGAAATCAAATGTACAAAATGCAAACACGCGATAGCAAAGTGTAAAAATATTAGACAGTGGATT
This genomic interval from bacterium SCSIO 12643 contains the following:
- a CDS encoding HAMP domain-containing histidine kinase, translated to MRSRYTSVLWRLVLLILLVSGGTLAFVYQYWELGALAVLLMFVVVWSTLQWMFQMHSKVHLFFEGVKYEDGSLRFSTDQNDPHLNELYQKLNEMNEVITDIRIREANSERFFKEFMKRSASGLIAVDDEQFVEIVNDTALQIIGLPNLTHMRRLEQHQPTLFALMQNLKPDQSEHLKILDGNQLKLVAVKVAQIRFSDKTYRIFSLYDIKTEVEAHELDTWQKLMRIMAHEIMNSIAPITSLSQTLSGYFIQNDTPVQLAQLQQTDIDNTVKGLQVIGERASGLRGFVDNYRKLTKIPEPEFGVIHLQNWLDSVVLLFRGQAEDLEIELNVSNQYPQEVFHGDERLLTHVVLNLLQNAVQALENSSDKKIEVIAEQGVNGALKLRVIDNGKGFLPEEQDKIFLPFYTSKENGSGIGLSLSKQIMRKHKGSISASSESGRTEFVLEV
- a CDS encoding sigma-54-dependent Fis family transcriptional regulator — encoded protein: MKTGRILIVDDNQSALSALRLMLQSDFEEIECLANPNLIKEQLDRNDFDVALLDMNFSAGLNTGNEGLYWLQEIKKWSPQIEVIMITAYGDVELAVKALKLGAVDFVLKPWDNEKLRATLQSALKLRQSHQKLSEMKQRESYLKDALQSRNELIGQSEAMQKVLRMAEKVAATDANVLITGENGTGKAVIAEQIHRLSARHQGLLMNVDMGAIPENLFESELFGYKKGAFTDAKSDKPGKFQLADKGTLFLDEIGNLTMPLQSKILVALESRTVFPLGTSKAVPVDIRLIAASNANLDQMVQEGSFRQDLLYRINTIQIELPPLRERGEDIELLATHFLKVYQKKYQKPHLRLGTQALRKLNNYHWPGNVRELQHTIEKAVILSEGDVLMPADFDLKAVNSSMPKELPSLSEMEKDLIINAMDRYQGNLSLVAEKLGVTRQTLYNKIKRYAL